From one Shewanella sp. GD04112 genomic stretch:
- a CDS encoding sensor domain-containing diguanylate cyclase, which produces MQLPPIPENELQRLATLRALNVLDTDAEERFDRITRLTRRIFALPICVVTLVDANRQWFKSRQGLEVTETPRDISFCAHAINHDGVFIVNDALKDPRFFDNPLVTEPPHIRFYAGYPLTIQGEYRVGTLCLIGNEPREFSDDDIETLTDLGQMVEAELLFIAQNTLDPLTMISNRRGFELLAYQSLASCRRTNAKAALVFFDLDFFKEVNDSFGHRKGDQVLYDFAHILMAAFRESDVIARLGGDEFVVLLSFVQPDTVGYAIERFKLLLEQYNQQRPQQRPLETSIGVAHWSPESDMNLEDLLDTADRAMYENKALHHLDKP; this is translated from the coding sequence ATGCAACTACCTCCCATTCCTGAGAATGAGTTACAACGTTTAGCCACCCTAAGGGCGCTGAATGTACTCGATACCGATGCCGAGGAGAGATTCGACAGGATCACTCGGCTAACGCGGCGGATCTTTGCCCTGCCGATTTGCGTGGTGACCCTAGTCGACGCGAATCGTCAGTGGTTTAAGTCTCGCCAAGGGTTAGAGGTGACTGAAACTCCAAGGGATATTTCCTTTTGCGCCCATGCTATTAACCATGATGGCGTGTTTATCGTTAACGATGCCCTCAAGGATCCCCGTTTTTTCGATAACCCCTTAGTTACCGAGCCTCCGCATATCCGGTTTTATGCGGGTTATCCTCTTACCATTCAAGGGGAATATCGGGTCGGGACGCTGTGTTTAATCGGCAATGAGCCGCGGGAGTTTAGCGACGATGACATTGAAACCTTAACGGATCTGGGGCAAATGGTTGAGGCCGAGCTGCTGTTTATCGCGCAAAATACCTTAGATCCGCTCACCATGATCTCTAATCGGCGTGGGTTCGAACTGCTGGCCTATCAATCTCTTGCCAGTTGTCGACGTACTAACGCAAAAGCGGCGTTAGTGTTTTTTGATCTCGACTTTTTTAAAGAAGTGAACGACAGCTTTGGTCATCGTAAGGGCGACCAAGTGCTCTATGATTTTGCCCATATTTTAATGGCAGCGTTTAGAGAGTCTGATGTGATAGCCAGATTGGGCGGGGATGAGTTTGTGGTGCTGCTCAGTTTTGTGCAGCCTGATACCGTCGGTTATGCCATCGAGCGTTTTAAGTTATTGCTTGAGCAATATAATCAGCAACGTCCGCAGCAACGCCCGTTAGAAACCAGTATCGGTGTTGCCCATTGGTCGCCAGAATCCGATATGAACCTTGAGGATTTACTCGATACCGCCGACCGGGCTATGTATGAAAACAAAG